In Rhodococcus qingshengii JCM 15477, the sequence CTGACCACAAGAACACCGACGACGATCAGCACCAGCGAAACCAACGGCAATGCTCCCGCACCCCAGTCCGCCAAGATCAGCCCGCCTACGACGCCGCCCGCTGCGATCGCCGAATTGAAGATCGTCACGAAAACCGATTGCGCAGTGTCCACAGCGTCGCCCGTCGTATCCGCGAGCGCCGTCTGAAGGAGAGTGGGAGCGCCTCCGAATGCCACGCCCCATACCGCAACGCTGAGTGCGATCACTGCGAAGCTGTCACCGCCGACGCCCAACGCCGTCAAAGCTGCGGCAAAGACCACCAAGCTCAGCACGGTGAGACTTCGAAGGGCCCGGTCGACAAACACCCCGACCACACCGATGCCCACGAAGGCGAAAAGTCCGAACACGAACAAGACGATTCCCAACTGATCGCCGAAACCGATGCGATCCAGAAACGCCGCCAGATACGTGTACACGATGTTGTGCGCGAGGATCCACAAGAACGCGACAAACAGAATCGGTCGTACGCCAGGCAGGACCAAGACTTTCCGCACCGGCAGCTGCCGATCCGCTTGTTGCCCGGGAAAGTCCGGCATCACCGTGAGTATCCACGCGACCAGAAGTAGCGCAGCAACCGACATCACGGCGAAGACGACGCGCCAATCGGCCAGGGTCCCGAGCCACGCCCCCATCGGAACGCCGATTGCCAACGCGATCGGCTGTCCGACGGAGGCAACCGCAACGGCCCGCCCCTGCAGGTGAGGGGGCGACATCCTGCGTGCGTACCCGGCAAGCAACCCCCACACC encodes:
- a CDS encoding MFS transporter, giving the protein MSSNSDGTATSALAETDSVRTLPLAGLSALAMAGFIAITTETMPAGLLVQIGSGLSVSVSGAGQLVTAYALGSVVGAVPLIALTRGLRRRAVLVSAILGFGVFNLVTALSSNLVLTLGVRFLAGMAAGVVWGLLAGYARRMSPPHLQGRAVAVASVGQPIALAIGVPMGAWLGTLADWRVVFAVMSVAALLLVAWILTVMPDFPGQQADRQLPVRKVLVLPGVRPILFVAFLWILAHNIVYTYLAAFLDRIGFGDQLGIVLFVFGLFAFVGIGVVGVFVDRALRSLTVLSLVVFAAALTALGVGGDSFAVIALSVAVWGVAFGGAPTLLQTALADTTGDAVDTAQSVFVTIFNSAIAAGGVVGGLILADWGAGALPLVSLVLIVVGVLVVSIRQFGHGL